From Stenotrophomonas nitritireducens, the proteins below share one genomic window:
- a CDS encoding GMC family oxidoreductase → MKEFDYIIVGAGSAGCVLANRLSADPQLRVLLIEAGPRDWHPFIHMPAGIARLVNNRRVNWSYDTEPEPALGNRRLWWPRGKVLGGSSSINAMCYVRGVPGDYDRWAQAGASGWNWDSVLPWFRYSEGNARGADALHGADGPLQVADLRYVNPLSHAFIAAGQQAGYNHNNDFNGVQHQGVGLYQVTQKNGARCSSAAAYLAPVRARANLQVLTGALVERLQIDAGRVTGVHLRVGGRREQFRAAAEVLLSAGAINSPQLLMLSGIGPADALRAHGIDVQLDQPGVGANLQDHLDICTLYRSVPGVSYDRASEVMIGLNYFLRGHRGAGTSNVAEAGGFLRSRFAPDERADIQLHFVPAMLDNHGRNRLPGDGYTLHACYLHPRSRGHIGLHSGDPAAPARIHANYLSDAEGFDMKMMVEAARLSRDILQQAAFAPWRKAPLFPERDDLDDAGLEAFIRAKAETIYHPIGTCRMGNDDAAVVDPQLRVRGVDGLRVIDASVMPTLVSGNTNAPTIMIAERAASLILG, encoded by the coding sequence GTGAAGGAATTCGACTACATCATCGTCGGCGCGGGCTCGGCCGGCTGCGTGCTGGCCAACCGGCTCAGCGCCGACCCGCAGCTGCGGGTACTGCTGATCGAGGCGGGGCCACGCGACTGGCATCCCTTCATCCACATGCCGGCCGGCATCGCCCGGCTGGTCAACAACCGCCGCGTCAACTGGAGCTACGACACCGAGCCCGAACCGGCGCTGGGCAACCGTCGGCTGTGGTGGCCGCGCGGCAAGGTGCTGGGCGGGTCCAGTTCGATCAATGCGATGTGCTACGTGCGCGGCGTACCCGGCGACTACGACCGTTGGGCGCAGGCCGGCGCCAGCGGCTGGAACTGGGACAGCGTGCTGCCGTGGTTCCGCTACAGCGAAGGCAACGCACGCGGTGCCGATGCGCTGCACGGCGCCGATGGTCCGCTGCAGGTCGCCGACCTGCGCTACGTCAATCCACTCAGCCATGCCTTCATCGCCGCCGGGCAGCAGGCCGGTTACAACCACAACAACGACTTCAACGGCGTCCAGCACCAAGGTGTCGGTCTGTACCAGGTCACGCAGAAGAATGGTGCACGTTGCTCCTCAGCGGCCGCGTACCTCGCGCCAGTGCGCGCGCGGGCCAATCTGCAGGTACTCACCGGCGCATTGGTGGAACGGCTGCAGATCGACGCAGGGCGCGTTACCGGCGTGCACCTGCGCGTGGGCGGCAGACGCGAGCAGTTCCGCGCCGCTGCCGAAGTCCTGCTCAGTGCCGGCGCGATCAACTCACCGCAGCTGCTGATGCTGTCCGGCATAGGCCCGGCCGATGCGCTGCGCGCGCATGGCATCGACGTGCAGCTGGACCAACCCGGCGTCGGCGCCAACCTGCAGGACCATCTGGATATCTGCACGCTGTACCGCAGCGTGCCCGGCGTCAGCTACGACCGCGCCAGCGAAGTGATGATCGGCCTGAACTACTTCCTGCGCGGCCACCGCGGTGCCGGCACCAGCAATGTGGCCGAAGCCGGTGGTTTCCTGCGCTCGCGGTTCGCACCGGATGAGCGTGCGGATATCCAACTGCACTTCGTCCCGGCGATGCTGGACAACCATGGTCGCAACCGCCTGCCCGGCGATGGCTACACCCTGCATGCCTGCTACCTGCATCCGCGCAGCCGTGGCCATATCGGCCTGCACAGTGGCGACCCGGCCGCACCTGCGCGCATCCACGCCAACTACCTGAGCGATGCGGAAGGCTTCGACATGAAGATGATGGTCGAGGCCGCGCGCTTGAGCCGCGACATCCTGCAGCAGGCGGCATTCGCCCCCTGGCGCAAGGCACCGCTGTTCCCCGAGCGCGACGACCTGGACGATGCCGGTCTGGAGGCCTTCATCCGCGCCAAGGCCGAGACCATCTACCACCCGATCGGCACCTGCAGAATGGGCAATGACGACGCTGCCGTGGTCGATCCGCAGCTGCGCGTGCGCGGCGTCGATGGGCTGCGGGTGATCGATGCTTCCGTAATGCCCACCCTGGTCAGCGGCAATACCAATGCGCCCACCATCATGATCGCCGAGCGCGCGGCCAGTTTGATACTGGGCTGA
- a CDS encoding M48 family metallopeptidase yields the protein MNFFEHQAQARRNSARLVLLFVLAVTAIVALVNVLVWLGSGSLRMVLWSSVLTLAVIGLASLYRIRSLRAGGEVVAVQLGGTEVAADTRDPSLRRLRNVVEEIAIASGVPMPRLYVLEQDAGINAFAAGYSPADATIAVTRGALQRLNRDELQGVIAHEFSHILNGDMRLNIRLMGVLFGILMLSVIGKRVLMHTGGGSRVRLGRIGAPVLVLLLMALAAIVIGSIGVFFGRLIKAAVSRQREILADASAVQFTRQTQGLAGALKKIGGLDDGSHLADRAGAEEVSHMLFGEGLRLSPWFATHPPLVERIQRLEPWFRAEQLQTLRGGWYSAPPDGLAEDRTLGLAGHDALSVDALLPGASQAVRVDPAQVAAQVGTPADDDYQQAVHLAGSLPPPLRALAGDRGSAQPLLLAMLLDADASVAAQQREAVRRALGEPMASSVQSLATGPLRELHAALRLPLAALAFPTLRSLPRPQLDAFMRCIDALTHADGRISLFEYCLSRLLLVQVQAALDPSRHLHFGRRKTTSVQKEFATLLAVVARAGNPGDEGAARRAYLAGLQRILPQDHLPYAPPANGVLALDAVWAPLDSMDPLAKQLLVEAVTATVSHNQRVNVAEAELLRTICATLHCPLPAMLQVG from the coding sequence ATGAACTTCTTCGAACACCAGGCACAGGCGCGGCGTAATTCCGCGCGGCTGGTGCTGCTGTTTGTGCTGGCGGTGACCGCCATCGTGGCGTTGGTGAATGTGCTGGTGTGGCTCGGCAGCGGCAGCTTACGCATGGTGCTGTGGAGCAGCGTGCTGACCCTGGCGGTGATCGGCCTGGCCTCGCTGTACCGGATCCGCTCGCTGCGCGCTGGCGGTGAGGTGGTGGCCGTGCAGCTGGGTGGCACCGAGGTTGCCGCCGACACCCGCGACCCCAGCCTGCGCCGCCTGCGCAATGTGGTGGAGGAGATCGCCATCGCCTCCGGCGTGCCGATGCCGCGACTGTACGTGCTGGAACAGGACGCCGGCATCAATGCGTTCGCCGCCGGCTATTCGCCGGCCGATGCCACCATCGCGGTGACCCGCGGTGCGCTGCAGCGGCTCAACCGGGATGAACTGCAGGGCGTGATCGCGCACGAGTTCAGCCACATCCTCAATGGCGACATGCGCTTGAACATCCGCCTGATGGGCGTGCTGTTCGGCATCCTGATGCTCAGCGTGATCGGCAAGCGGGTGCTGATGCATACAGGCGGCGGCAGCCGTGTGCGGCTCGGGCGCATCGGCGCGCCGGTGTTGGTGCTGCTGTTGATGGCGCTGGCCGCCATTGTCATCGGCAGCATCGGCGTGTTCTTCGGGCGGCTGATCAAGGCCGCGGTGTCGCGCCAGCGCGAAATCCTGGCCGATGCCTCGGCGGTGCAGTTCACTCGCCAGACCCAGGGCCTGGCCGGTGCATTGAAGAAGATCGGTGGGCTCGACGATGGCTCCCACCTGGCCGATCGCGCCGGTGCCGAGGAAGTCAGCCATATGTTGTTCGGCGAAGGGCTGCGCCTTTCCCCCTGGTTCGCCACCCACCCGCCGCTGGTGGAGCGGATCCAACGCCTGGAGCCGTGGTTTCGCGCCGAGCAGCTGCAGACGCTGCGCGGCGGCTGGTACAGCGCACCGCCGGATGGCCTGGCCGAGGATCGCACGCTGGGGCTGGCGGGGCACGACGCGCTCAGCGTGGATGCGCTGTTGCCGGGCGCGTCGCAAGCGGTACGCGTCGACCCGGCGCAGGTCGCCGCACAGGTGGGCACACCGGCCGATGATGACTATCAGCAGGCGGTGCACCTGGCCGGCAGTCTGCCGCCACCGCTGCGGGCGCTGGCCGGTGACCGTGGATCGGCGCAACCCTTGTTGCTGGCGATGCTGCTGGACGCGGATGCATCCGTTGCCGCGCAGCAGCGCGAAGCCGTGCGTCGCGCGCTGGGCGAGCCGATGGCCAGCAGCGTACAGAGCCTGGCGACGGGGCCGTTGCGCGAACTGCACGCGGCGCTGCGGTTGCCGCTGGCGGCACTGGCGTTCCCGACCCTGCGCAGCCTGCCGCGGCCGCAGCTGGATGCGTTCATGCGCTGCATTGATGCGCTGACGCATGCCGATGGCCGCATCTCCCTGTTCGAATACTGCCTGTCGCGGCTGTTGCTGGTGCAGGTACAGGCGGCGTTGGATCCCTCGCGCCATCTGCACTTCGGCCGCCGCAAGACCACCAGTGTGCAGAAGGAGTTCGCCACGCTGCTGGCGGTGGTTGCGCGCGCCGGCAACCCCGGCGACGAGGGCGCCGCACGCCGTGCCTACCTGGCTGGCCTGCAGCGGATACTGCCGCAGGATCACCTGCCGTACGCGCCACCTGCCAACGGCGTGCTGGCGCTGGACGCGGTATGGGCGCCGCTGGATTCGATGGACCCGTTGGCCAAGCAGCTGCTGGTGGAAGCGGTGACTGCAACCGTCAGCCACAACCAGCGCGTCAACGTCGCCGAGGCCGAGTTGCTGCGGACCATCTGCGCCACCTTGCACTGTCCGCTGCCGGCGATGCTGCAGGTGGGCTGA
- a CDS encoding LemA family protein yields MGIALILLVFLVVVVAVVAAGVGIYNGLVRARNGYKNAFAQIDVQLQRRFDLIPNLVETAKAYMGHERQTLEAVIAARSAAQSGLAAAKADPGDAAAMAQLAASQGQLNGVLGRLMAVAEAYPELKANQNMMQLSEELASTENKVAFARQAYNDAVMGYNNRRETFPANVFADMFNFSTAALLDIPVEKREQVREAPKVQF; encoded by the coding sequence ATGGGCATCGCTTTGATATTGCTGGTCTTTCTTGTGGTGGTTGTCGCAGTTGTCGCAGCGGGCGTGGGGATCTACAACGGCCTGGTGCGTGCCCGTAACGGTTACAAGAACGCATTTGCGCAGATCGACGTGCAGCTGCAACGGCGTTTTGACCTGATTCCGAACCTGGTGGAGACCGCCAAGGCCTATATGGGCCATGAGCGGCAGACCCTTGAGGCGGTGATTGCCGCACGCAGTGCCGCCCAGTCAGGTTTGGCCGCGGCCAAGGCCGATCCGGGCGATGCGGCGGCGATGGCGCAGCTGGCCGCTTCGCAGGGGCAGTTGAACGGGGTGCTGGGCCGGCTGATGGCGGTGGCCGAGGCCTACCCCGAGCTGAAAGCCAACCAGAACATGATGCAGCTCAGCGAGGAACTCGCCAGCACCGAGAACAAGGTTGCGTTCGCACGCCAGGCCTACAACGACGCGGTGATGGGCTACAACAACCGCCGCGAGACCTTCCCGGCCAATGTATTTGCCGACATGTTCAACTTCTCGACCGCCGCCCTGCTGGACATCCCGGTGGAGAAACGCGAGCAGGTGCGTGAGGCGCCCAAGGTGCAGTTCTGA
- a CDS encoding serine hydrolase domain-containing protein: MKDKSTRRHIRPVASGLLGVLMPFALSSTAQTPTHSTTLPAAAPAATVLPVNLENAPNQSPTQPMPYRTALRPEQVQPLPADFNVAAIESLAEQLTYGNRVPGMAMAIVQNGRVLSARGYGVTDISNPQQVDAHTVFRLASLSKAFAGTMAGLLVNDGTLRWDSKVTDYVPGFRLSTPEATDKLTVADVLSQRVGLTSNAYDRDVEANADYYSLTQKLATAPLKCSPGECYSYQNVAFSLVGDVVFAASGSFYEQAVEKRILKPLGMNDASLGLAGIQASSRWARPHVRSRNGWVSLTPKPTYYRVAPAAGVNASASDMAQWLLAHTGHRPDVLPAPLLATLHAPLVNTPGEMRSGWRHQRLDSAGYALGWRVFDYSGHQVVFHAGAVQGYRGLVALLPERDLGIAIMWNGESTLPSGMMPTILDRAIGLPAQRWLDVDTDFGSDNLMAEDAAPARGGKKGASSDRAVASPR; encoded by the coding sequence ATGAAAGACAAGAGCACGCGCCGGCACATTCGTCCGGTGGCATCGGGATTGCTGGGGGTGTTGATGCCCTTCGCATTGTCGTCTACCGCGCAGACACCTACTCACAGCACCACCCTGCCCGCGGCCGCACCGGCCGCCACGGTGTTGCCGGTGAACCTGGAGAATGCGCCCAACCAGTCGCCGACGCAGCCGATGCCCTATCGCACCGCGCTGCGCCCGGAGCAGGTGCAACCGCTGCCGGCGGACTTCAATGTCGCCGCCATCGAATCGCTGGCCGAACAGCTGACCTACGGCAATCGGGTGCCCGGCATGGCCATGGCCATCGTCCAGAACGGGCGGGTGCTGTCGGCACGGGGCTATGGCGTTACCGATATCAGCAACCCGCAGCAGGTGGACGCGCATACCGTGTTCCGGCTTGCTTCGCTGTCCAAGGCGTTTGCCGGCACCATGGCCGGGCTGCTGGTCAACGATGGCACGCTGCGCTGGGACAGCAAGGTCACCGATTACGTGCCCGGCTTCCGCCTGTCCACCCCCGAAGCGACCGACAAGCTGACCGTGGCCGACGTACTCAGCCAACGCGTCGGCCTGACCAGCAATGCCTATGACCGCGATGTCGAGGCCAATGCCGACTATTACTCGCTGACCCAGAAGCTGGCCACCGCGCCGCTCAAGTGTTCGCCGGGTGAATGCTATTCCTACCAGAATGTTGCCTTCAGCCTGGTCGGCGATGTGGTGTTCGCGGCTTCGGGCAGTTTCTACGAGCAGGCTGTCGAGAAGCGCATCCTCAAGCCGCTGGGCATGAATGACGCCAGCCTCGGCCTGGCCGGCATCCAGGCCAGCTCGCGCTGGGCGCGCCCGCATGTACGCAGCCGCAACGGCTGGGTGTCGCTGACGCCCAAGCCCACCTATTACCGCGTCGCCCCGGCCGCCGGCGTCAACGCCAGTGCCAGTGACATGGCGCAATGGTTGCTGGCCCACACCGGCCACCGCCCCGATGTGCTGCCGGCGCCGTTGCTGGCCACGCTGCACGCGCCGCTGGTCAACACCCCCGGCGAAATGCGCTCGGGCTGGCGCCACCAGCGCCTTGATTCAGCCGGTTACGCGCTGGGTTGGCGGGTGTTCGATTACTCCGGCCACCAGGTGGTCTTCCATGCCGGCGCGGTGCAGGGCTATCGCGGCCTGGTCGCGCTGCTGCCGGAACGTGATCTGGGCATCGCCATCATGTGGAACGGCGAGAGCACCCTGCCCAGCGGCATGATGCCGACCATCCTGGATCGTGCGATCGGTTTGCCGGCGCAACGCTGGCTGGATGTGGACACCGACTTTGGCAGCGACAACCTGATGGCCGAAGACGCGGCGCCGGCACGCGGCGGCAAGAAGGGCGCCTCCTCCGACCGCGCGGTGGCCTCACCGCGCTGA
- the gcvH gene encoding glycine cleavage system protein GcvH — MSEIPGDLKFLKSHEWARVEGNGRVTVGISDHAQGLLGDLVYVELPAVGDSVQAGVGAAVVESVKAASDVYSPVSGTVVEVNEAVTDKPETINEDAYGEGWLYVVELSEPEQLNELLGPDDYAEMLENEDH; from the coding sequence ATGAGCGAGATCCCTGGCGACCTCAAGTTCCTCAAGTCCCACGAATGGGCCCGTGTCGAAGGCAATGGCCGCGTCACCGTTGGTATTTCCGATCACGCCCAAGGTTTGCTGGGTGACCTGGTCTACGTTGAACTGCCGGCTGTCGGCGACAGCGTGCAGGCCGGCGTCGGCGCGGCGGTGGTCGAGTCGGTGAAGGCCGCTTCCGACGTCTACAGCCCGGTGTCCGGCACCGTTGTCGAAGTCAACGAAGCGGTGACGGACAAGCCGGAAACCATCAACGAAGATGCTTACGGCGAGGGTTGGCTGTATGTGGTTGAGCTGTCCGAGCCGGAACAGTTGAATGAGCTGCTCGGTCCGGACGACTACGCCGAAATGTTGGAGAACGAGGACCACTGA
- the gcvT gene encoding glycine cleavage system aminomethyltransferase GcvT, protein MTQKTLLNETHRSLGAKMVDFGGWDMPIHYGSQIDEHHLVRSAAGMFDVSHMTVVDLKGARTREFLRQLLANSIDKLKVPGKALYSCMLNAQGGVIDDLIVYFLADDMFRMVVNASTREKDLAWIRQHAEAFGVEVIEREDLAIIAVQGPQARALVAGLVAPDDRAALDKLARFAGLDVTSADGVPLFVARTGYTGEDGYEVLLPQTAVIAFWNALLAAGVKPAGLGARDTLRLEAGMNLYGQDMDETITPYEAALAWTVALDDQADGTPRDFTGRPVLEAQKAAGNARQMIGLVMDEKGVLRHGQKVLTANGEGEILSGTFSPTLGKAIAFARVPAGAPGEVRVDIRGKEVPVRIVKFPFVRDGQAQAGINL, encoded by the coding sequence ATGACCCAGAAAACCCTGCTCAACGAAACCCACCGCTCGCTCGGCGCCAAGATGGTCGACTTTGGCGGCTGGGACATGCCGATCCACTACGGCTCGCAGATCGATGAGCATCACCTGGTCCGCAGCGCCGCCGGCATGTTCGACGTCAGCCACATGACCGTGGTCGATCTGAAGGGCGCGCGCACCCGCGAGTTCCTGCGCCAGCTGCTGGCCAACTCCATCGACAAGCTCAAGGTGCCGGGCAAGGCCCTGTACTCGTGCATGCTCAATGCGCAGGGTGGGGTGATCGATGACCTGATCGTCTACTTCCTGGCCGATGACATGTTCCGCATGGTGGTCAACGCCTCCACCCGCGAGAAGGACCTGGCGTGGATCCGCCAGCATGCCGAAGCCTTTGGCGTGGAGGTGATCGAGCGCGAAGACCTGGCCATCATCGCCGTGCAGGGGCCGCAGGCGCGTGCGCTGGTCGCCGGCCTGGTGGCGCCCGATGATCGTGCCGCGCTGGACAAGCTGGCGCGCTTCGCCGGCCTGGATGTGACCTCCGCCGACGGCGTGCCACTGTTTGTTGCGCGCACCGGTTACACCGGCGAAGACGGCTATGAAGTATTGCTGCCGCAGACGGCGGTAATCGCATTCTGGAATGCACTGCTGGCCGCCGGGGTGAAGCCGGCGGGGCTGGGCGCGCGCGACACGCTGCGTCTGGAAGCCGGCATGAATCTCTACGGCCAGGACATGGACGAAACCATCACCCCGTATGAAGCGGCGCTGGCCTGGACCGTTGCCCTGGACGATCAGGCCGATGGCACGCCGCGCGACTTCACCGGTCGCCCGGTGCTGGAAGCGCAGAAGGCGGCCGGCAACGCGCGGCAGATGATCGGCCTGGTGATGGACGAGAAGGGCGTGCTGCGCCACGGCCAGAAAGTGCTCACCGCCAACGGCGAGGGCGAGATCCTGTCCGGTACCTTTTCGCCGACACTGGGCAAGGCGATTGCCTTCGCACGCGTCCCCGCCGGAGCACCGGGCGAGGTGCGCGTGGATATCCGCGGCAAGGAAGTGCCGGTGCGTATCGTGAAGTTTCCGTTTGTGCGTGACGGCCAGGCACAGGCCGGCATCAATCTTTGA
- a CDS encoding NfeD family protein — protein MRWEVVIWAALAVLLFAAEALAPGAFMLWMGIAAAAVFLTVWAIDGISVLLQVILFVVLSFVSIQVYRTWFRQRARPSDQPLLNRRAEQLVGRVVTLEQAINAGVGRAKVDDAFWVVAGPDLPQGSAVRVVAVDGMTLKVQPV, from the coding sequence ATGCGCTGGGAAGTGGTCATCTGGGCAGCGCTGGCGGTGCTGTTGTTCGCCGCCGAGGCGCTGGCGCCGGGCGCTTTCATGTTGTGGATGGGGATCGCCGCGGCGGCGGTGTTCCTCACCGTCTGGGCCATCGACGGCATCAGCGTGCTGCTGCAGGTCATCCTGTTCGTGGTGTTGAGCTTCGTATCAATTCAGGTCTACCGTACCTGGTTCCGCCAGCGTGCGCGGCCCAGCGATCAACCCCTGCTCAACCGCCGCGCCGAACAACTGGTGGGGCGCGTGGTGACGCTGGAACAGGCCATCAATGCCGGCGTCGGCCGGGCCAAGGTGGATGATGCGTTCTGGGTAGTGGCCGGCCCCGACCTGCCGCAGGGCAGCGCGGTGCGGGTGGTCGCCGTGGACGGCATGACGCTCAAGGTGCAGCCGGTCTGA
- a CDS encoding SPFH domain-containing protein, giving the protein MGSGTGVLALVVVIAGVIVLFKTVRMVPQGYEWTVERFGKYTHTMSPGLHFLVPIVYGVGRKVNMMEQVLDVPSQDVITKDNAVVRVDGVVFFQVLDAAKAAYEVANLEVAMIALVQTNIRTVIGSMDLDESLSQRETINAKLLNVVDHATNPWGVKVTRIEIKDIQPPANLVQSMQQQKMAEQNKRAAVLESEGIRQSEILRAEGQKQAAVLEAEGRKEAAFRDAEARKRLAEAEAKATAMVSDAIANGSVQAINYFIAQKYVEAFSELASSPNQKLVLMPMETSGVIGSIAGIAELAKEALAKQGEPKQPARGNPPPLGR; this is encoded by the coding sequence ATGGGCAGCGGAACAGGGGTGTTGGCGCTGGTGGTGGTCATCGCCGGCGTCATCGTGTTGTTCAAGACGGTACGCATGGTGCCGCAGGGTTACGAGTGGACGGTGGAACGCTTCGGCAAGTACACGCATACGATGAGCCCCGGCCTGCATTTCCTGGTGCCCATTGTGTATGGCGTCGGCCGCAAGGTGAACATGATGGAGCAGGTGCTGGACGTGCCGAGCCAGGATGTGATCACCAAGGACAACGCGGTGGTGCGCGTGGATGGCGTGGTGTTTTTCCAGGTGCTGGACGCGGCCAAGGCGGCCTATGAAGTGGCCAACCTGGAAGTGGCGATGATCGCGCTGGTGCAGACCAATATCCGCACGGTGATCGGTTCGATGGACCTGGACGAGTCCTTGAGCCAGCGCGAAACCATCAATGCCAAGCTGCTCAACGTGGTCGACCACGCCACCAACCCGTGGGGGGTGAAAGTCACCCGCATCGAGATCAAGGACATCCAGCCGCCGGCCAACCTGGTGCAGTCGATGCAGCAGCAGAAGATGGCCGAGCAGAACAAGCGCGCTGCGGTGCTGGAATCCGAAGGCATCCGCCAGTCGGAGATCCTGCGTGCCGAGGGCCAGAAGCAGGCGGCGGTGCTGGAAGCGGAGGGCCGCAAGGAGGCCGCCTTCCGTGATGCCGAAGCCCGCAAGCGGCTCGCCGAAGCCGAGGCCAAGGCGACCGCCATGGTGTCCGATGCCATCGCCAACGGCAGCGTGCAGGCGATCAACTACTTCATCGCCCAGAAGTATGTGGAAGCCTTCAGTGAGCTGGCCAGCTCGCCCAACCAAAAACTGGTGCTGATGCCGATGGAAACCAGTGGCGTGATCGGCTCCATTGCCGGCATTGCTGAATTGGCCAAGGAGGCCCTCGCCAAACAAGGCGAGCCCAAGCAGCCCGCACGCGGCAACCCGCCGCCATTGGGGCGTTGA
- a CDS encoding DUF962 domain-containing protein, translating to MSRFSSFRQFYPYYLSEHSNHISRRLHFIGSCCVLVCVALALWNGQGRWLWLALLCGYGFAWIGHFFFEKNRPATFRHPFYSFAGDWVMFVDILRGRLRL from the coding sequence ATGTCGCGCTTCAGCAGCTTCCGCCAGTTCTATCCGTACTACCTGAGCGAGCACAGCAACCACATCAGTCGCCGCCTGCATTTCATCGGCAGCTGCTGCGTGCTGGTGTGCGTGGCGCTGGCGCTGTGGAACGGGCAGGGCCGCTGGCTGTGGCTGGCGCTGCTGTGCGGTTATGGCTTTGCCTGGATCGGGCACTTTTTCTTCGAGAAGAACCGGCCGGCCACCTTCCGCCATCCCTTCTATTCATTTGCCGGCGACTGGGTGATGTTCGTCGACATTCTGCGTGGGCGGCTGCGCCTGTAG
- a CDS encoding YnfA family protein: MKTFALFLLTALAEIIGCYLPWLWLRQQGSPWLLLPAAASLALFAWLLTLHPAASGRVYAAYGGVYVCTALLWLWLVDSVKPTRWDLLGGGLCLLGMAVIMFAPRSS, encoded by the coding sequence GTGAAAACCTTCGCCCTGTTCCTGCTCACCGCGCTGGCGGAAATCATCGGCTGCTACCTGCCGTGGCTATGGCTGCGGCAGCAGGGCAGCCCGTGGCTGCTGTTGCCGGCCGCCGCCAGCCTCGCCTTGTTCGCATGGTTGCTGACCCTGCACCCGGCCGCCAGCGGCCGCGTCTATGCCGCCTATGGCGGAGTCTACGTCTGCACGGCATTGCTGTGGCTGTGGCTGGTGGATTCGGTCAAACCTACCCGTTGGGACCTGCTCGGCGGCGGCCTGTGCCTGCTCGGCATGGCGGTGATCATGTTCGCCCCACGCAGCAGCTGA
- the mazG gene encoding nucleoside triphosphate pyrophosphohydrolase yields MSELNDIQTLLQIMARLRDPQAGCPWDLEQDFASIAPYTVEEAYEVADAIDRNDLPELKDELGDLLLQVVFHAQMASEQGAFDFGDVVASISNKMIRRHPHIFGDTEVSDSDEVLANWDAIKRSERAAKGEQDGSALAGISRGLPEWLRATKLQSRAARTGFDWPSPAPVLDKLREEIDELQAEFEIAASGQDNQARLQEELGDVLFVCANLARHAKVDVGTALRHANHKFERRFRAMEALAAAQATPMSALDLAAQEALWQAVKQQEKDAAR; encoded by the coding sequence ATGTCCGAGTTGAACGATATCCAGACCCTGTTGCAGATCATGGCGCGGCTGCGCGATCCGCAGGCCGGTTGTCCATGGGACCTGGAGCAGGATTTCGCCAGCATCGCGCCGTATACGGTGGAAGAAGCCTACGAAGTCGCCGATGCGATCGACCGCAACGACTTGCCGGAGTTGAAGGACGAGCTCGGCGACCTGCTGCTGCAGGTGGTGTTCCATGCACAGATGGCCAGCGAGCAGGGCGCTTTCGATTTCGGCGATGTGGTGGCGTCGATCAGCAACAAGATGATCCGTCGCCACCCGCATATCTTCGGCGACACCGAGGTCAGTGATTCGGACGAAGTGCTGGCCAACTGGGATGCAATCAAGCGCAGCGAACGCGCGGCCAAGGGCGAGCAGGATGGCTCGGCATTGGCGGGTATTTCACGCGGTCTGCCGGAGTGGCTGCGTGCCACCAAGCTGCAGTCGCGCGCCGCGCGCACCGGCTTTGACTGGCCCAGCCCGGCGCCGGTGCTGGACAAGCTGCGCGAGGAGATCGACGAGCTGCAGGCCGAGTTCGAGATCGCCGCCAGTGGCCAGGATAACCAGGCGCGGCTGCAGGAAGAACTGGGCGATGTGCTGTTTGTCTGCGCCAACCTGGCCCGTCACGCCAAGGTGGATGTCGGCACCGCCTTGCGCCACGCCAACCACAAGTTCGAGCGCCGCTTCCGTGCGATGGAAGCATTGGCAGCGGCCCAGGCAACGCCGATGTCGGCACTGGATCTGGCCGCGCAGGAAGCACTTTGGCAGGCGGTGAAACAGCAGGAAAAGGATGCGGCGCGGTGA